In a genomic window of Micromonospora cremea:
- the mraY gene encoding phospho-N-acetylmuramoyl-pentapeptide-transferase, translated as MRAVIVAVGVAFLVSLFCTPIAIKVFTRLKAGQPIRAEGPAMHQTKKGTPTMGGVVFILATVIAYVAGHLALTSLPDAQIAQVEPTITALVLLGLMVFSGAVGFLDDFLKVRKRNSAGLNKRGKLLGQILVGAVFGVVALYFPSTMTDATGKVTNTETVGSTTLSFIRDIDALEVSKIGAVIIFIFVVMGATNGVNLTDGLDGLATGASVMVLAAYALIAFWQYRHWCADPSYTQDYCYAVRDPLEIALIAGAAAGACVGFLWWNTSPARIFMGDTGALGLGGLIAGMAMSTRTILLLPIIGGLFVIITMSVVIQIISFRTTGKRVFRMSPLQHHFELAGWSEVNIVVRFWIIAGIGVAIALGLFYSEFLANMT; from the coding sequence GTGAGGGCGGTCATCGTCGCCGTCGGGGTGGCCTTCCTCGTCTCGCTCTTCTGCACCCCGATCGCGATCAAGGTGTTCACCCGGCTCAAGGCCGGCCAGCCGATCCGGGCCGAGGGCCCGGCCATGCACCAGACCAAGAAGGGCACGCCGACGATGGGCGGCGTGGTCTTCATCCTGGCCACGGTGATCGCGTACGTGGCCGGGCACCTGGCCCTGACCTCCCTGCCGGACGCGCAGATCGCCCAGGTGGAGCCGACCATCACCGCGTTGGTGCTGCTGGGGCTGATGGTGTTCTCCGGCGCGGTGGGCTTCCTCGACGACTTCCTCAAGGTGCGCAAGCGCAACAGCGCCGGGCTGAACAAGCGCGGCAAGCTGCTCGGCCAGATCCTGGTCGGCGCGGTCTTCGGCGTGGTGGCGCTGTACTTCCCGAGCACGATGACCGACGCGACGGGCAAGGTGACGAACACCGAGACGGTGGGCAGCACCACGCTGAGCTTCATCCGGGACATCGACGCCCTGGAGGTCAGCAAGATCGGCGCGGTGATCATCTTCATCTTCGTGGTGATGGGTGCGACGAACGGGGTGAACCTCACCGACGGCTTGGACGGTCTGGCCACCGGCGCCTCGGTGATGGTGCTCGCCGCGTACGCGTTGATCGCGTTCTGGCAGTACCGGCACTGGTGCGCCGACCCGAGCTACACCCAGGACTACTGCTACGCCGTCCGTGACCCGTTGGAGATCGCGCTGATAGCCGGGGCGGCGGCGGGGGCCTGTGTCGGCTTCCTGTGGTGGAACACGTCCCCGGCGCGGATCTTCATGGGTGACACTGGCGCGTTGGGGCTGGGCGGCCTGATCGCCGGCATGGCGATGTCCACCCGGACCATCCTGCTGCTCCCGATCATCGGCGGGCTCTTCGTGATCATCACGATGTCGGTGGTGATCCAGATCATCTCCTTCCGGACCACCGGCAAACGTGTGTTCCGGATGTCGCCGTTGCAGCACCACTTCGAATTGGCCGGCTGGAGTGAGGTCAACATCGTGGTCCGGTTCTGGATCATCGCCGGCATCGGCGTGGCCATCGCGCTGGGCCTGTTCTACAGCGAGTTCCTCGCCAACATGACCTGA
- a CDS encoding UDP-N-acetylmuramoyl-tripeptide--D-alanyl-D-alanine ligase: MIALSLAEVAAAVDGRLVAADPAATVTGPVEFDSRKVVPGALFVAFPGEKVDGHDYAAAAMSAGAVAVLGTREVPGVPMVLVTDALTAMGRLARAVVDRLPGLTVIGLTGSSGKTTTKDLIGQLTARLGPTVAPPGSFNNELGHPHTALRAGPDTRYLVLEKGSRGVGHVRYLCEIVPPRISVVLNVGTSHIGEFGSQETIAVAKGELVEALPPDGLAVLNADDPRVDAMASRTRARVVRYGEAPDADVRAEDVTLDDRGRGSYTLVTPEGSAPVRLGLTGRHQVSNTLAAAAVARELGMPLAELATALGELGLVSTRRMDVFDRPDGVTVIDDSYNANPASMSAALKALASLGQGRRTVAVLGYMAELGPFERDGHAEVGQLAAELGVDRLLVVGEPAAPIHEGATAVGNWGGESVLLTDQAAAVEVLRGELRPGDVVLVKGSRYRTWEVADALRADATSGNGATA; this comes from the coding sequence GTGATCGCGCTGAGCCTGGCCGAGGTGGCCGCGGCGGTCGACGGGCGGCTGGTCGCCGCCGACCCGGCCGCCACCGTCACCGGCCCGGTCGAGTTCGACTCGCGCAAGGTGGTGCCCGGGGCGCTCTTCGTGGCCTTCCCGGGGGAGAAGGTCGACGGGCACGACTACGCGGCGGCGGCGATGTCGGCTGGAGCGGTGGCCGTGCTCGGCACCCGCGAGGTGCCCGGGGTGCCGATGGTGCTGGTCACCGATGCGTTGACCGCGATGGGCCGGCTGGCCCGCGCGGTGGTGGACCGGCTGCCCGGGCTGACCGTGATCGGCCTGACCGGCTCCTCCGGCAAGACCACCACCAAGGACCTGATCGGCCAGCTCACCGCCCGGCTCGGGCCCACGGTGGCGCCGCCCGGCTCGTTCAACAACGAGCTGGGGCACCCGCACACCGCGTTGCGGGCCGGGCCGGACACCCGCTACCTGGTGCTGGAGAAGGGCTCGCGCGGGGTGGGGCACGTGCGCTACCTGTGCGAGATCGTCCCGCCGCGGATCTCCGTGGTGCTCAACGTCGGGACGTCGCACATCGGCGAGTTCGGCTCGCAGGAGACGATCGCCGTGGCCAAGGGGGAGCTGGTCGAGGCGCTGCCGCCGGACGGGCTGGCGGTGCTCAACGCTGACGACCCGCGGGTGGACGCGATGGCGAGCCGGACCCGGGCCCGGGTGGTCCGCTACGGCGAGGCGCCGGACGCCGACGTGCGGGCCGAGGACGTCACGCTGGACGACCGGGGGCGTGGGTCGTACACCCTGGTCACCCCGGAGGGGAGCGCGCCGGTGCGGCTCGGGCTGACCGGCCGTCACCAGGTCTCCAACACCCTCGCCGCGGCGGCGGTCGCCCGGGAGCTGGGCATGCCGCTGGCCGAGCTGGCCACGGCGCTCGGCGAGCTGGGGCTGGTCTCGACCCGGCGGATGGACGTCTTCGACCGCCCCGACGGGGTGACTGTCATCGACGACTCGTACAACGCCAACCCGGCCTCGATGTCGGCGGCGCTGAAGGCGCTCGCCAGCCTCGGTCAGGGTCGGCGTACCGTCGCGGTGCTCGGCTACATGGCCGAGCTGGGCCCGTTCGAGCGGGACGGCCACGCTGAGGTCGGCCAACTCGCGGCCGAGCTGGGTGTCGACCGGCTGCTCGTGGTGGGCGAGCCGGCCGCGCCGATCCATGAGGGCGCGACAGCGGTAGGGAACTGGGGAGGAGAGTCGGTGCTGCTCACCGATCAGGCGGCGGCCGTCGAGGTGCTGCGGGGCGAGCTACGGCCGGGCGATGTCGTCCTGGTCAAGGGCTCCCGGTACCGGACGTGGGAGGTGGCCGACGCCCTGCGCGCCGACGCCACCTCCGGGAACGGAGCTACCGCGTGA